The DNA window CTTTCAGCTAGTGGTCGCGCCGCCGGAGTGGGCCAAGGTCTTTGCTCGGGTGGCAGCCGCTACGGCGGCGGCTTCGTCGCCTAGGGCTCGGGCCACCTCGGACTGCTTGAGCCAGTTGTACGGGCTACACGGGCGGACGTTGAGACGTTCGCTGACCAGCGCTCGGGCCAGCGGCACCCGGCCCGCCCGGATCGCCGCCTCGACCAGCGTTTTGTAGACCGCGTCCCGCTGGGCGTGGCTTCCGCCGAATTCGTTCACGTACGACCGAATCGGCGCTAGCAGGTCGACCACCTCGTCGTACTGGCCTCGGCCGAAGGCGACCAGTGCTCGGCAGACCGGAAGGCCGACCCGGGCGGTCATCGCCTGGTTGCTCACTCCCGGGTGATCCGTGCCCAGCCACGCGATCCGGTCGGCGATCAGCGCCTCGGCCAGGTCGTACCGACCGGCACCGACGTAGGCCATCACGGCGTGGGCGTCGTTGAACGCGTAGAAGGCCTCGGCCGAGCGCGCTTGCCATGGCTCCACCAGCGCCGCCCACCGGTCGGGCTGCGGGTCGCCGGCCAGCTCGAACCGCCAGAGCAGGGCGGCCGCATCCAGCAGCTCGAGCGAGACGCCGGACGAGTTCGGGCCGTGCAGGACCGTGTCGTAGATGCTCAGCGCCCGGTCGCGGTCACCGGACTCGATCGCGTACAGGCCGTAGTGCCACCAGTTGTGGACGTTGAAGAACGTGTCGGTCGACCACTGGTCGAGCCGGTCGTCGAAGTAGCGGATGCCGTCGCCGAAGCGGCCCTGCATCTCGTAGGTGTGCGCGACCGCGTGGATGCCCCAGACGTCCCTCGGGTCGCGGTCGACGGCCTCCCGGCCGACGTCCTCGGAGCGGTCGTAGTGCCCGGCCTCTTCGAGGCCGAACGCGTACATGCCGAGGACGTTCGGGTAGTGGCGGTCGTCGGGGTGCCAGGCGCTGAGCGCGGCGCCGATACGGTCGCGCAGGCTCGTCGCGTTGCCGGTGAAGAAGTCGATCTGGTGGCCGACCGCGAGCGCCAGCGCGTCGCGCGGGTACTCCACGGTGAGGTCGGCGAGCGTCCGCCCGGCCCCGTGGAAGTCGCCCGCGGCCAGCCGCCGGGCGGCGTCCAGATGGGCTTGTTCTTGGAGGTCGGGCGCGGCCGGCCGGGCGTCGGCCAGGAAGAGACGGGTGGCGACGGCGTCGTCGACATCGGTGGTGAGCAGGCCGAGGTACGCGCGTAGCGCGATGGCCATCGGGAACGTGGGGTCCTCGGCGAGGGACGCGTCGGAGGCCTCGACGACCTCGGCGCGGAAGTGGAGGAGTTCGTCGACGGCGCGGTCGAAGTGTTCCTGCGCGGTACCCATGGTTTTTCCTACCACTCGAGTAGGGAAAGTGTCAGGCCTTCACGTCGTGGCCCGCGTCGCGGAGCAGCTCCGCGGCCTTGGCCGCGTGCGCGGCCGGGACCAGCACGAGGTCGGCGTCGTAGGTGGAGGCGACAAAGACGGGGAGGTCGGCGGCGGAGAGCGGAGCGACGATGCTCAGCAGCATGCCGGGGACGTCGAGCTCGTGGGCGGTCTGGCCGGCGAACGCGCGCCAGCCGTCGGGGGAGTCGTCGACGACGCGGATCACGGTGAGGCCCTCGGAACCGCGGACCAGCGCGACCCAGTCGCCGGTGGCGACGATGTCTTCGGTGTCGTGACGTTCCACGGCGAACGTCTCCGGTCGGAGCTCGAGGCGCTGAGGCACGAACGTCGGCATGCGTTTGAGGTTACGCGCGACGACCTGTGGTGCAACGACCTCTTCCCCGGGTCGTTGTGTCACTCACGACTCAGGAATGAACACCAACCTCATTCGAAAAGACGTGAACGAATTTCCTTTCTCCGCCGTGAGTACCGAACCGCTCACAATGGAGGTGATCCATGGCAAGGCGATTGATCTTCGTGCTGGTTCTACTGGCCGGGTGGCAATTACCGGGTCCCGCGCAGGCGGCTACTCGGGATCCGGCGGCGTTCGCTGACATTTGGCGCCCGTGCGGCTGGCGCACCTCGGAGAACAAGATCGTGCGCACCTTCGACCGCTACCGGGCCGACGTGCCCGGGCACTTCCTGCGCGGCGGCAAATCCAACCTGCTCTGCGGGAACAAGAGGTTCGGCTACCGGCACATCCTCCACCGCCACCAGGCCGAGTGGGAACAGGCAGCCTTCCTGGTGCGGCGGAATTGGCGTGACGTCGCCGACTTCTCGATCGCGACCGTTGTCCGGGATCCCGACCAGGTCACCTACAACCCGAAGGTGAAGACCTATTGCTTCTCGCGCGTGGTCTATCTCGTCAACAAGAACAACGCCCGGACCGTCGGAACGAACATTCCGCGGGTGGTCGTCGCCGAGTCGACCAAGCGAATCATCACCGCGTTCCCGTCGAATGAGCAGTGCAAGTAGGGTGCAGCCCGTGGATGTCATTGGCGCGATCGTCGAGGACCTGGAGCCGTACGCGACGGCCCGATTGTCCGAGCAGCCGGGAAAGATCCTCCTCGACACGCTCAACGGCCGGCCGCTGCAGCCGCCCGCGGTCATCGTCGCGCCGGCCGATGCCGTCGCCAACTACGTGCGCTCGAGTGCGGCCTCCGCCCGAGCTCTATGGACCGACGTGGGCCCCGAGGAGGGTGGCTTGCGCCTGCTGTTGGTGCACCTCAACGAGGAAGTGCTCAGCAAGGCGCAAGCCGGCACCACGATCACCGTCGGGGACGACGAGATCACGGTCACCGGCGCACGCGGGAGCGATCTGGCGGACATCGACCCCGACGGCGAGTACTACTGGACCGCCGACCGCCCCGACGAGTTCTGAGCTCACCACGGGACCACCTGGTTCTCGTAGTCCACGAACTGCAGGCCCGGCTCACCCGATCGCTTCTCGATCGTGTCGACGATCGGCGGTACCGCCTCCTCGACGGTCCGTACCGCCCCTGGCCCACCCAGTTCCGTCTGCACGTGACCCGGATTCACCAGCAGCAACGTCCGCGGATCGGACGCGTGCCGGACCGCGTACGACTTCATCAGCTGGTTGAGCGCCGACTTGCTCGCCCGGTACACCTCGTACCCCGCGTTCGTGTTCATCGTGATGCTGCCCTGCCTCGACGACATCACCGCGATCGTGCCGGTCGGCGGCACCAGCTCGGCCAGCGCCTCGACCGCCCGCATCGGGCTGAGCACGTTCGTGACCATGACGTCCACGAACTCCTCGGTCGGCACCTCGGCCGCCGGCACGTTCCCGTTCGTAATGGCCGCGTTGACGAACAGTAGGTCCACCACCACGCCGGCCAGGCGCGTCCGGAGCGCGGCGAGTTGCCCCGCGTCGGTGATGTCGAGCGTCTCGATCCGTAGGCGGTCGTCGGCCAGCGACGGCAGGCCGCCGGGGGAGCCCTCCCGAATCGTCCCGATGACGTTCCACCCGCGCGCGAGGTACTCGGCCGCCAGGCCCAGGCCGAGGCCGCGGGACGCACCGAGGATCAGCATCGTCTTCATGTCACTCCCACAATCGTTTCCAACGCGAACGTTGGAAACGCTACGCCATCCACAGCGCCAACGGCAACGTTGGAGTTGGTCACGGTAAAGTGAAGCCATGCCCCGGGACGTCGAAGCCACCAAGCGACGCCTCCGCGACGCCGCACTCGAGGAGTTCACCGAGCACGGCCTGCACGGCACGACGGTCGAGCGCATCGCCGCCCGCGCCCGCGCCAACAAAGAGCGCCTCTACAGCTACTTCGGCGACAAGAACGCGCTCTTCACGAGCGTCCTCGTCGAAGAGCTCGACAAGGTGGCCGCGGCCGTGCCGGTCCGCATCACGCGCACCGAGGACTACGCCGAGATGGCCGGCCGCACGTTCGACTACCTGCGCGAGAACCCCGGGCTGCCCCGGCTCCTGCTGTGGGAGAGCCTGGCCGACACCGGCCAGGTCGCCGACGAGGCCGTCCGTCGCGTCCACTATCGAGACAAGGCCGAGGCGATCGGGCAGGCCCAGCGCGACGGGCTGCTCGACGACACGATCCCGGCCCACCACCTGATGTTCCTGCTGCTCTCGGTGGCCAACTGGTGGTTCGCGGCCCCGCAGGTCGCCCGCATGCTCACGGCCGGCCCGATCGACGAGGACGAGTGGGTGGCGCGCCGGGCGTCCGTCGTCGAAGCGGCCCGGCAGCTGGCCGAACCCAAGCTCCGTTTGTCCGACGACGACGTCGGGAACCGCTCGAACCGAAAGGGAGGGTGATCAGCATGGCCGATGAGACCCGGTACTGGTGGAACCTGAAGCACAAGCGGGTCGAGACCGACGACGACAAGGGCAAGTCGGCGGACCGGCTCGGGCCGTACCCGACGCGCGAAGCCGCGGAGAAGGCGCTGGAGACCGTCGCCAACCGCAACGCGATCGCCGACGCCGAAGACCGCCGCTGGAACGACTGATCACTCGAACTCCCGGGGTACCGTCAATGCTAGGCACCCCGGGAGGCAGCACATGGCCCAGCAGGAACCTGATCGTCCGCCGGTGCGGGCTTCGGACGCCGAGCGCCAGAAGGTTGCCGACCTGCTGCGCGAACACACCTCCGAGGGCCGGCTGACGATCGAGGAGTACGAGCAGCGCGTCGACAGCGCCCTCAACGCCCGGACCGTCGCCGAACTCCGCCCGTTACTGGCCGACCTGCCGGTCCACGTCGACGAGGTCCTGCCCGCCCACGCCCCCGTCGTACCGGTGAGGCGTCCGGAACGCTCCGACGGCTGGGTCCGGTACGCGTTGATCGCGCTCGCCGTCGTCATGGTGATCGGCGCGCTCGCGGCCGCGAGCCGGGGCGCGGTGGCGGCGTTCCCGCTGCTCCTGCTCGGCATCTTCGTGATCGGCGGCCGCGGAGGCGGCCGCCGCCACCATCACTGACTCAGTGGAACGTGTGCTCCTCGGCCGGGAATGATCCGGCCCGCACGTCCTCGGCGAACCGCCGGGCGGCGTCGTCGAGGATCGCATCCAGGTCCGCGTACTGCTTGACGAACCGGGGCAGCTTGCCCGTGCGCAACCCGGCCATGTCCTGCCACACCAGCACCTGCGCGTCGGTGTGCGGACCGGCGCCGATGCCGATCGTCGGGACCGGCACCGCGTGGGTGATCCGCTTGGCGACGTCGGACGTGACCATCTCCAGCACCACCGCGATCGCGCCCGCCTCGGCCAGCGCCACCGCGTCGTCCACGATCCGGTCGGCGTCGCCGCCGCGGCCCTGGACCCGGTAGCCCGACAGCAGGTTCTCGTGCTGCGGGGTGAACCCCACGTGCGCGAACACCGGGATCCCGGCCCCGGTCAGCGCGTCGACCTGCGGCGCGACCCGCGCCCCGCCTTCGAGCTTGACCG is part of the Cryptosporangium phraense genome and encodes:
- a CDS encoding tetratricopeptide repeat protein, encoding MGTAQEHFDRAVDELLHFRAEVVEASDASLAEDPTFPMAIALRAYLGLLTTDVDDAVATRLFLADARPAAPDLQEQAHLDAARRLAAGDFHGAGRTLADLTVEYPRDALALAVGHQIDFFTGNATSLRDRIGAALSAWHPDDRHYPNVLGMYAFGLEEAGHYDRSEDVGREAVDRDPRDVWGIHAVAHTYEMQGRFGDGIRYFDDRLDQWSTDTFFNVHNWWHYGLYAIESGDRDRALSIYDTVLHGPNSSGVSLELLDAAALLWRFELAGDPQPDRWAALVEPWQARSAEAFYAFNDAHAVMAYVGAGRYDLAEALIADRIAWLGTDHPGVSNQAMTARVGLPVCRALVAFGRGQYDEVVDLLAPIRSYVNEFGGSHAQRDAVYKTLVEAAIRAGRVPLARALVSERLNVRPCSPYNWLKQSEVARALGDEAAAVAAATRAKTLAHSGGATTS
- a CDS encoding DUF1707 SHOCT-like domain-containing protein; the protein is MAQQEPDRPPVRASDAERQKVADLLREHTSEGRLTIEEYEQRVDSALNARTVAELRPLLADLPVHVDEVLPAHAPVVPVRRPERSDGWVRYALIALAVVMVIGALAAASRGAVAAFPLLLLGIFVIGGRGGGRRHHH
- a CDS encoding TetR family transcriptional regulator yields the protein MPRDVEATKRRLRDAALEEFTEHGLHGTTVERIAARARANKERLYSYFGDKNALFTSVLVEELDKVAAAVPVRITRTEDYAEMAGRTFDYLRENPGLPRLLLWESLADTGQVADEAVRRVHYRDKAEAIGQAQRDGLLDDTIPAHHLMFLLLSVANWWFAAPQVARMLTAGPIDEDEWVARRASVVEAARQLAEPKLRLSDDDVGNRSNRKGG
- a CDS encoding ACT domain-containing protein, giving the protein MPTFVPQRLELRPETFAVERHDTEDIVATGDWVALVRGSEGLTVIRVVDDSPDGWRAFAGQTAHELDVPGMLLSIVAPLSAADLPVFVASTYDADLVLVPAAHAAKAAELLRDAGHDVKA
- a CDS encoding SDR family NAD(P)-dependent oxidoreductase, which encodes MKTMLILGASRGLGLGLAAEYLARGWNVIGTIREGSPGGLPSLADDRLRIETLDITDAGQLAALRTRLAGVVVDLLFVNAAITNGNVPAAEVPTEEFVDVMVTNVLSPMRAVEALAELVPPTGTIAVMSSRQGSITMNTNAGYEVYRASKSALNQLMKSYAVRHASDPRTLLLVNPGHVQTELGGPGAVRTVEEAVPPIVDTIEKRSGEPGLQFVDYENQVVPW
- the panB gene encoding 3-methyl-2-oxobutanoate hydroxymethyltransferase; this translates as MSEEISLYGGPSHRRVRARDLVAAKERGERWAMLTSYDQYTAALFDRAGIPVLLVGDSASNNVFGHETSLPVTVDELIPLVRAVSGAASRAMVVADFPFGSFESGPAQALATGVRFLKEGRAHAVKLEGGARVAPQVDALTGAGIPVFAHVGFTPQHENLLSGYRVQGRGGDADRIVDDAVALAEAGAIAVVLEMVTSDVAKRITHAVPVPTIGIGAGPHTDAQVLVWQDMAGLRTGKLPRFVKQYADLDAILDDAARRFAEDVRAGSFPAEEHTFH
- a CDS encoding SPOR domain-containing protein, coding for MADETRYWWNLKHKRVETDDDKGKSADRLGPYPTREAAEKALETVANRNAIADAEDRRWND